One Candidatus Zixiibacteriota bacterium genomic region harbors:
- the trpC gene encoding indole-3-glycerol phosphate synthase TrpC, with translation MLSELAQHTRERWQSVDRKALTEKYTRMIESVRAPRSLIQEIQKDQMLSFLFEIKRKSPSKGEMNSTINPVRQALLYQEYHAAGVSVITEEKHFGGSLDDLSEVSATVDIPVLRKDFVIDKLQVLEARAHGADVILLIVKLLAEETADYLRLCAEYGLEAIVEIHSEDELQIARTAGAKIIGINNRNLDTLEIDLDTTAKLLPKIPAGHIVISESGITDRKSVDSMRVLGVDAVLIGSVLSLAESVEAKLEELTECRRR, from the coding sequence ATGCTTAGTGAACTTGCACAACACACAAGAGAACGGTGGCAGAGTGTCGACAGGAAGGCGCTGACCGAAAAATACACCCGAATGATAGAATCAGTACGCGCTCCACGATCATTGATACAGGAGATTCAGAAGGATCAGATGCTATCGTTTCTGTTCGAAATAAAACGAAAGTCGCCTTCGAAAGGGGAAATGAACTCCACGATCAATCCGGTCCGGCAGGCGCTTCTATATCAAGAGTATCACGCGGCTGGCGTATCGGTTATCACCGAAGAGAAGCACTTTGGTGGTTCGCTTGATGATCTGAGTGAAGTATCCGCTACGGTGGACATCCCGGTTCTGAGAAAAGATTTTGTAATTGACAAACTTCAGGTTCTTGAGGCACGCGCCCATGGTGCAGACGTGATTTTGCTGATAGTGAAACTGCTGGCTGAGGAGACGGCGGACTACCTGCGTCTCTGCGCTGAATATGGTCTGGAAGCGATAGTGGAGATACATTCTGAAGATGAGCTGCAGATTGCCCGTACCGCCGGAGCAAAGATCATCGGCATCAACAATCGCAATCTGGATACACTTGAAATCGATCTGGACACGACCGCGAAGCTTCTTCCGAAAATTCCCGCAGGCCACATCGTGATATCGGAATCCGGAATCACCGACAGGAAATCAGTCGACAGCATGAGAGTGCTCGGTGTTGATGCTGTCCTCATCGGATCTGTGCTTTCACTCGCCGAATCTGTCGAAGCGAAACTCGAGGAATTGACTGAATGTCGACGCAGATAA
- a CDS encoding phosphoribosylanthranilate isomerase, translating into MSTQIKICGITKSIDAEKCLECGVDFIGMVFAESPRQVSIENALTISKKMYGKIPIVGVFDHYDPNTVNSVTSRVKLDYLQVYYHPDNGRLPTPPIPLISSIWMDQSELKLPPYPCRYLLLDFKKLGSIDGLSDEDWTRVNEKYDVFLAGGIAPDNVAGITEYYKPYGIDSARGTESAPGVKDHAKIEQLVERVRECSK; encoded by the coding sequence ATGTCGACGCAGATAAAAATATGCGGCATCACGAAGTCGATCGATGCAGAGAAATGTCTCGAATGCGGAGTCGATTTCATCGGCATGGTTTTCGCAGAATCCCCGCGTCAGGTCTCTATCGAGAATGCTCTTACGATATCGAAAAAGATGTATGGCAAGATCCCGATTGTCGGCGTATTCGATCACTATGATCCGAACACCGTAAACAGTGTAACGTCCAGAGTGAAGCTTGACTATCTGCAAGTTTACTATCATCCTGACAACGGACGGCTGCCGACGCCTCCCATCCCGCTCATCTCGTCCATCTGGATGGATCAGAGCGAACTCAAGCTGCCGCCATATCCGTGCAGATATCTCTTACTCGATTTCAAAAAGCTCGGAAGCATCGATGGTCTGTCTGACGAGGACTGGACTCGAGTGAATGAGAAATATGACGTATTCCTCGCGGGAGGCATCGCTCCGGATAATGTTGCAGGCATAACAGAATACTATAAACCTTACGGAATCGACTCGGCACGCGGCACTGAATCAGCGCCCGGGGTGAAGGATCATGCGAAGATCGAACAGCTTGTAGAAAGAGTCAGGGAATGTTCAAAGTAG
- the trpB gene encoding tryptophan synthase subunit beta — protein MFKVDKRGYYGEFGGRFVPETLMPALHELETAFQKYWKNREFKAEFRMLLRDFSGRPTPLYHARNLSAKWGATIFLKREDLNHTGAHKINNTIGQALLARHLGKKRIIAETGAGQHGTATAATCALMGLKCTVYMGRHDAERQHPNLLRMRMLGAEVIEVNEGTATLKDATTAAIQDWVTNVRTTHYIIGSTVGPHPFPDIVRKFQSVIGDETKKQIIAKSGRLPDHIVACVGGGSNAIGIFNAFLDDANVSLTGVESAGCGLSSGRHAATLLRGSPGVLHGSYSYLLQDREGQVLLTETLSAGLDYPGVGPVHSYLKDQKRVDYKTVTDKEAVAAFGELSRLEGIIPALESSFALAYAKKMSRKLEKNDIVIVNLSGRGDKDLESISAYEQKHHK, from the coding sequence ATGTTCAAAGTAGATAAGCGTGGGTACTACGGTGAATTTGGCGGCCGTTTTGTTCCGGAGACGCTTATGCCCGCCCTCCACGAGCTGGAGACAGCTTTCCAGAAGTACTGGAAAAACAGAGAGTTCAAAGCTGAATTCAGGATGCTGCTGCGCGATTTCTCCGGACGCCCGACGCCGCTCTATCATGCGAGAAACCTCTCCGCGAAGTGGGGAGCGACCATCTTTCTGAAGAGGGAAGATCTCAACCACACAGGCGCGCACAAGATCAACAACACAATAGGTCAGGCTTTGCTGGCAAGGCACCTCGGCAAAAAGCGTATCATAGCAGAGACCGGTGCCGGTCAGCACGGAACAGCTACGGCTGCAACATGTGCCCTGATGGGACTGAAATGCACCGTATATATGGGTCGACATGATGCCGAGAGACAGCATCCCAATCTTCTCAGAATGCGAATGCTCGGCGCAGAGGTGATTGAGGTCAATGAGGGTACGGCTACACTTAAGGATGCAACCACTGCCGCCATACAGGACTGGGTGACTAACGTGCGCACGACTCACTATATCATAGGCTCCACTGTTGGACCGCACCCGTTTCCGGATATTGTCCGGAAATTTCAGTCGGTCATCGGTGACGAGACCAAGAAGCAAATAATCGCGAAATCGGGGCGCCTGCCTGACCATATAGTAGCATGTGTCGGAGGTGGATCGAACGCAATTGGCATCTTCAACGCATTTCTGGATGATGCGAATGTGTCGCTTACCGGTGTGGAATCGGCGGGATGTGGACTGTCGTCGGGCAGGCATGCGGCTACCCTGCTGAGGGGAAGCCCGGGCGTGCTGCACGGATCGTACAGCTATTTGCTTCAGGATCGGGAAGGCCAGGTTCTCTTGACCGAGACACTATCAGCCGGTCTCGACTATCCGGGCGTGGGGCCCGTGCACAGCTATCTCAAAGATCAGAAACGTGTTGACTACAAGACTGTCACGGACAAAGAGGCGGTAGCCGCATTCGGTGAGCTCAGCCGTCTCGAAGGCATAATTCCAGCACTTGAATCGAGCTTCGCGCTCGCATACGCTAAGAAGATGAGCAGGAAGCTGGAAAAGAACGATATCGTGATCGTGAATCTCTCCGGTCGCGGCGACAAAGACCTGGAAAGCATAAGTGCGTATGAGCAGAAGCATCACAAGTAG
- the trpA gene encoding tryptophan synthase subunit alpha, with protein sequence MSRSITSSLTELQSNGKKALIPYLTCGYPSSDDFIEYAALLEATGADMLEIGFPHSDPMADGPTIKYTSHQALSNGMNGKKMFSAIEKVASRTSIPLIAMSYINTIMKPGIESFVGRCKDAGITGIIIPDLTLEEKNRVVGAFRKSGIQTIFLVAPTTSSERIKQIASASSGFLYLVSVTGITGARRVLPKETELFISRARALCPIPVCVGFGISNGRIARRMSRASDGVIVGSALLDCIRYATGKRNARRDLSSLMTDLRKGLDL encoded by the coding sequence ATGAGCAGAAGCATCACAAGTAGTCTTACTGAGCTGCAGTCGAACGGCAAGAAGGCGCTGATTCCGTACCTCACGTGCGGTTACCCGTCATCCGACGATTTCATCGAATACGCCGCTCTACTCGAAGCCACCGGTGCAGATATGCTCGAAATCGGTTTCCCACATTCCGATCCGATGGCGGATGGTCCGACGATCAAGTACACATCCCACCAGGCACTCTCAAACGGAATGAATGGGAAAAAGATGTTCTCAGCAATCGAAAAGGTTGCTTCTCGAACGTCAATACCCCTGATTGCAATGAGCTATATCAACACGATCATGAAGCCGGGAATAGAGAGCTTTGTTGGGCGTTGCAAAGACGCAGGAATCACCGGCATCATCATCCCCGATCTGACACTGGAAGAGAAAAACCGAGTAGTAGGCGCATTCAGGAAGAGTGGGATTCAGACGATATTTCTCGTGGCACCGACAACATCGTCTGAAAGGATCAAACAGATAGCCAGTGCATCATCTGGCTTTCTATACCTCGTCTCAGTCACCGGGATCACCGGCGCAAGGAGAGTGCTTCCTAAAGAGACGGAACTGTTCATATCCAGAGCGCGTGCACTCTGCCCTATCCCCGTCTGTGTAGGATTCGGAATATCGAACGGAAGGATTGCGCGGAGAATGAGCCGGGCATCAGATGGTGTAATCGTAGGCAGCGCTCTTCTGGATTGTATCAGATACGCGACTGGAAAGCGCAATGCAAGAAGAGATCTTTCGTCGCTCATGACCGATCTTAGAAAAGGACTGGATTTATGA
- the aroH gene encoding chorismate mutase codes for MKVRGIRGANVAKANTREAIYEATSELIQAIIEANEIEPEEIASIFLTATRDLDADFPAYAVRDLGYSSIPLLCASEIDVKGAMKSLIRILIHANTNKNQNEIRHVYLGGSDKLRPDLFGSDG; via the coding sequence ATGAAAGTCCGAGGAATACGCGGGGCAAACGTCGCAAAAGCTAACACCCGTGAGGCAATATACGAAGCAACCAGCGAACTCATTCAGGCAATAATCGAGGCAAACGAGATTGAACCGGAGGAGATCGCGTCCATCTTTCTGACTGCGACGAGAGATTTGGATGCAGATTTCCCGGCTTACGCTGTGCGCGATCTTGGATACAGCTCCATACCTCTGCTCTGCGCAAGTGAGATAGATGTCAAAGGAGCAATGAAATCTCTAATCAGGATTCTTATACATGCTAACACCAACAAGAATCAGAATGAGATCAGGCATGTTTATCTTGGGGGGTCCGATAAGCTGCGACCCGATCTTTTTGGGAGTGACGGATGA
- the aroF gene encoding 3-deoxy-7-phosphoheptulonate synthase — MIVVMRKDATLKQIGSVIKTIEELGFRPHMSEGEEKTIIGVIGDERKVSKDALAVLPGVESVVPILKPFKLASREFKPDKTVVKLNGAEIGGERISVIAGPCAIETYDQVLEAAKSAKRAGAQILRGGAFKPRTSPYSFQGLGEEGLKILKSVGEKVGLPVITEVMTPELADLIADYVDILQVGARNMQNFALLEKVGKISKPILLKRGMMSTIEELLMSAEYIMANGNRNVILCERGIRTFEKYTRNTLDMSAVPVIQKLSHLPVIVDPSHATGERYMIAPLSFGAIASGADGLMIEIHPDPDKALCDGYQSLPLPQFEEMMAQLAAVAASVNRKI; from the coding sequence ATGATTGTTGTCATGAGAAAGGACGCCACCCTCAAACAGATCGGTAGCGTCATAAAGACGATCGAGGAACTTGGTTTCAGGCCGCATATGTCTGAGGGTGAGGAAAAGACTATCATCGGCGTGATCGGTGATGAGAGGAAAGTATCCAAAGATGCACTTGCAGTTCTGCCCGGCGTAGAAAGCGTCGTTCCGATTCTCAAACCGTTCAAGCTGGCATCGCGCGAATTCAAACCGGACAAGACAGTCGTCAAGCTCAACGGCGCTGAAATCGGCGGCGAGCGCATATCCGTCATTGCGGGACCCTGTGCAATCGAGACTTACGATCAGGTACTGGAGGCTGCGAAGTCGGCCAAACGGGCGGGTGCGCAGATATTGCGCGGAGGAGCTTTCAAACCGAGAACATCGCCATACAGCTTCCAGGGGCTCGGAGAAGAAGGGCTCAAAATACTCAAGTCAGTCGGTGAGAAAGTCGGCCTTCCCGTTATAACCGAGGTCATGACGCCGGAATTGGCGGACCTGATAGCAGACTATGTCGACATTCTGCAGGTCGGCGCGAGGAACATGCAGAATTTCGCGTTGCTCGAAAAAGTAGGCAAGATATCGAAGCCGATTCTTTTGAAGCGAGGTATGATGTCGACTATCGAGGAGCTCCTGATGTCGGCGGAATACATCATGGCCAATGGGAATCGTAATGTGATACTCTGTGAGCGTGGAATCAGGACTTTCGAGAAGTACACGAGAAATACTCTCGATATGTCGGCTGTTCCCGTAATTCAGAAGCTCTCGCATTTGCCTGTGATCGTCGATCCATCGCACGCCACCGGTGAAAGGTATATGATAGCGCCCCTTTCGTTCGGAGCGATTGCCTCTGGCGCTGACGGCCTCATGATCGAGATTCATCCCGACCCGGACAAAGCCCTCTGCGACGGATACCAGAGTTTGCCCCTCCCACAGTTTGAAGAAATGATGGCTCAGCTGGCAGCAGTTGCGGCTTCGGTTAACAGGAAGATTTGA
- a CDS encoding prephenate dehydrogenase: MGSRFSRVGIAGLGQIGGSMALAFRLNQAPYSVSGFDIDDRLILAAKRRRMISDGFDSAVDLIENVDILIVALPMFAIHQLLRENRKALDSKILVMDTGSTMQDVIKTAENLKMTNFVGGHPYAGTEMIAPAAWNGKMFDNQAFFLSKPAKCGKKAYDRALSLVRNIGAIPQDIDREDHDRMFAFASGLPHIIAYALVASQADARRRKKIDWDFLAHSFASTTRVAKSSPQPVAQFLWQNRKHLKREIAIFKRKLEEFSEHLSQDTIEEFLSEISYLKQMKDNLERTDGPITSR, encoded by the coding sequence ATGGGAAGTCGATTTTCTCGTGTGGGAATAGCCGGGCTGGGCCAGATAGGCGGTTCAATGGCGCTGGCCTTCAGATTGAACCAAGCTCCATACTCTGTTTCGGGCTTCGACATCGATGATCGACTGATACTGGCAGCCAAACGCAGGCGGATGATCTCAGACGGTTTCGATTCCGCTGTTGATTTAATAGAAAATGTTGATATACTTATTGTGGCTTTGCCGATGTTCGCTATTCATCAGTTGCTCAGAGAGAACCGCAAGGCTCTCGACTCAAAGATTCTGGTGATGGACACCGGCAGCACAATGCAGGACGTGATCAAGACAGCGGAAAACTTGAAGATGACGAATTTTGTCGGAGGACATCCATACGCAGGGACGGAGATGATCGCTCCAGCGGCCTGGAACGGAAAGATGTTCGACAACCAGGCTTTTTTTCTGTCGAAGCCTGCGAAGTGTGGCAAGAAGGCGTACGATAGGGCGCTTTCGTTAGTGCGCAATATTGGCGCCATCCCACAAGATATCGACCGGGAAGATCATGACCGCATGTTTGCATTCGCATCCGGCCTGCCGCATATAATCGCGTATGCGCTTGTGGCCTCACAGGCTGACGCAAGGCGCAGGAAGAAGATCGATTGGGATTTCCTGGCACATAGCTTTGCATCCACAACCAGAGTCGCTAAATCATCTCCTCAGCCTGTAGCACAATTCTTGTGGCAAAACCGCAAGCATCTGAAAAGAGAAATTGCTATATTCAAGCGTAAGCTTGAGGAGTTCTCCGAGCATCTGTCACAGGACACCATTGAAGAGTTCCTGTCGGAGATATCTTATTTGAAACAAATGAAGGACAATCTGGAGCGAACAGATGGCCCAATTACTTCGCGGTAG
- the aroA gene encoding 3-phosphoshikimate 1-carboxyvinyltransferase, whose amino-acid sequence MAQLLRGRVNLPGDKSISHRAVLLSSISEGNCTIRNLATGKDLGSTVDAVRQLGVEISESEPSVLQISGVGMNNFVKPEGKLNCGNAGTSLRLLLGLLAGSNISAKLDGDSSLRKRPVNRVAIPLRHMGADIETTDRGTCPVTVIGKRLSGIGYALPVASAQVKSAILLAALSASGETEIVEPTPTRDHTERMLISLGVPLTTSDCTVSTGPASRIPAFDIDIPGDISSAAFVVLPALLLPNSEIVLENVCLNPTRCGYLQILRRMGADIATDEIAIKRGEPVGKLFVRASRMHSSRCDDIPVATFIDEVPILALAATQADGVTRISRLGELRVKESDRLSGIVTVLGSAGAKIQVEEDDLVICGPTKLFPPDVGPQHDHRMAMLVETINLISEGQLTDSYADAISISFPEYYEVMKSLLD is encoded by the coding sequence ATGGCCCAATTACTTCGCGGTAGAGTTAACCTGCCAGGCGATAAGTCGATTTCGCATCGCGCAGTGCTGCTCTCTTCGATTTCGGAAGGTAACTGCACAATTCGCAATCTTGCGACCGGAAAGGACCTGGGATCGACGGTAGACGCTGTCAGACAGCTTGGCGTAGAGATTTCGGAGTCAGAACCGTCGGTGCTCCAGATATCCGGCGTCGGTATGAACAATTTCGTGAAGCCGGAAGGGAAACTTAATTGTGGTAATGCCGGCACTTCACTCAGGCTGCTTCTGGGATTGCTTGCCGGATCAAACATATCCGCGAAGCTCGACGGCGACAGTTCACTAAGGAAACGACCGGTTAATCGCGTCGCTATTCCACTCCGACATATGGGTGCGGATATTGAGACAACGGACCGCGGCACATGTCCGGTCACGGTAATCGGTAAGCGGCTCTCAGGGATAGGATATGCGCTGCCTGTGGCGTCGGCTCAGGTCAAATCGGCTATTTTGCTGGCGGCGCTTTCCGCTTCAGGCGAAACTGAGATCGTAGAACCGACCCCCACTCGGGATCACACGGAAAGAATGCTGATATCTCTCGGTGTACCGCTGACCACTTCGGACTGCACCGTATCTACCGGACCAGCTTCGCGGATTCCTGCTTTCGATATAGACATCCCCGGTGATATATCATCCGCTGCGTTCGTTGTCTTGCCGGCACTTCTGCTTCCCAACTCGGAAATCGTCCTTGAAAACGTATGCCTCAATCCGACAAGATGCGGTTATCTGCAGATACTCCGCCGGATGGGGGCTGACATTGCTACCGACGAGATTGCGATCAAGCGCGGCGAGCCGGTTGGAAAGCTGTTCGTGCGGGCATCGAGGATGCACTCATCTCGATGTGACGATATACCGGTGGCTACGTTTATTGATGAAGTTCCGATTCTGGCACTCGCCGCAACACAAGCCGACGGCGTCACACGAATATCAAGACTCGGTGAACTGAGAGTGAAGGAATCTGACAGGCTTTCCGGAATTGTCACGGTGCTCGGCTCAGCCGGTGCGAAAATACAGGTTGAAGAAGACGACCTTGTGATTTGCGGCCCCACTAAGCTCTTCCCGCCGGATGTAGGTCCGCAGCACGATCACAGGATGGCGATGCTCGTCGAGACTATTAATCTGATCTCAGAGGGTCAACTCACTGATAGCTATGCCGATGCTATCTCGATATCCTTTCCGGAGTATTACGAGGTCATGAAGAGCCTGCTTGACTGA
- a CDS encoding shikimate dehydrogenase, with protein MTRQEAKIFGILGGGISYSLSPQIFRILFDKFGLPHGYYLFDIAEKNPGKFIESAKLLGVSGFNVTVPFKCSIMSHLDTLHRTASDSHSVNLVKAHNGSLTGYNTDIFGIREVFREMGLSACANKRILIIGAGGTGRTALRFFQSKRARNITIVNRSRRRLGSLLQAFGFDGSSGTVRAYESSRLKTKLGDAEWDIVFNATPVPTEQIIPSSSFSPDSVIFEAAYRSNRRSSLADRTVGGIDMLIYQALRGFEIFTASKIKDYDALKTEIKRSVAK; from the coding sequence ATGACTAGGCAAGAAGCAAAGATTTTCGGAATTCTCGGAGGCGGTATCTCTTACTCACTATCTCCGCAGATATTCAGGATTCTATTTGACAAGTTCGGACTGCCTCATGGCTACTACCTATTCGACATTGCAGAAAAGAACCCAGGGAAATTCATCGAGTCTGCGAAACTGCTCGGTGTCTCCGGATTCAATGTCACAGTGCCGTTCAAATGCAGCATCATGTCGCATCTGGACACACTCCACAGAACGGCCTCGGACAGCCACTCAGTCAATCTTGTCAAAGCCCACAATGGCTCTCTGACAGGCTACAACACTGACATATTCGGGATCCGTGAGGTCTTTCGGGAGATGGGGCTTTCGGCATGTGCAAACAAGCGCATTCTGATAATAGGTGCCGGCGGCACAGGCCGAACCGCACTCAGGTTTTTTCAATCCAAGCGGGCCAGGAACATCACAATCGTTAATCGTAGCAGGAGACGACTGGGCAGTTTGCTGCAGGCCTTTGGATTTGATGGTTCTTCCGGGACGGTTCGTGCATACGAATCCTCGCGCCTGAAGACGAAGCTAGGCGACGCTGAGTGGGACATCGTGTTCAACGCAACACCCGTTCCGACCGAACAGATCATCCCGTCATCCTCATTCAGCCCGGACTCGGTGATATTTGAGGCGGCATATCGGAGTAATCGAAGATCGTCGCTCGCAGATAGAACAGTTGGCGGAATTGACATGTTAATATATCAAGCCCTGAGAGGGTTCGAAATATTTACAGCTTCGAAAATCAAAGATTACGACGCTTTGAAGACGGAGATCAAACGCAGCGTCGCTAAATGA
- a CDS encoding AAA family ATPase, which produces MLPNVNIVLAGPMGSGKTSVGEVVASKLGREFRDTDRMIEEITGLSIVRIFSERSETYFRSMEREVAKVIAHHKNLVVAVGGGMTVPEENFLTLSASGLIICLTASQKVLANRLSDHSGRPMLEGHDLKTRLPEILRERRKAYNRIPFLIETDGIEIESVAERVIILYQEQTAGV; this is translated from the coding sequence ATGTTGCCAAATGTCAACATAGTCCTTGCTGGACCGATGGGTTCCGGAAAGACATCTGTCGGTGAAGTAGTAGCCTCGAAACTCGGCAGAGAGTTTCGTGACACGGACAGAATGATTGAAGAAATCACCGGGTTGTCAATCGTGCGAATCTTCTCCGAGAGAAGTGAAACATATTTCCGATCTATGGAGCGCGAAGTCGCGAAAGTAATAGCCCATCACAAGAATCTTGTAGTGGCTGTCGGCGGGGGGATGACCGTTCCCGAGGAGAACTTCCTGACTCTGTCGGCAAGTGGGTTGATCATCTGTCTGACAGCTTCGCAGAAGGTGCTGGCAAACCGCCTCAGTGACCATTCAGGGCGACCGATGCTGGAGGGTCACGATCTCAAAACCAGACTCCCGGAAATACTGAGAGAGCGTCGGAAGGCATACAATAGGATTCCATTCCTGATTGAGACTGACGGCATCGAGATAGAATCCGTTGCAGAGAGAGTAATCATCCTCTATCAGGAGCAGACAGCAGGTGTTTGA